CTGATTTTCGAGACACCCTATGTACATATCATTAAGGTTAAGGCTCCATTCAGCGTTCAATTGTTTTTCAAGAGGAACGTCTCTGACATTTCTGCATCTGGTGTTATGTATTGAAATACCCCTTTTACTGATAATTCCCACAATATCATCTCCGGGAACGGGATTGCAACATTTCGCAAAATATACATCTATACCCGTTTGACCACCAATCAAAACTTCTTTCCCTTTGCCAGGCTTGATTTTGATCTTTGATATCTCCGGGAGCTCTTCTGTTTCCTCTGTAGGCTCGATTGCCTTCAAGAGTTCTGATGTAGTAATGCTTCCTTCGCCTAACTTGAAAAAGAAATCCCTTTCGTTGTTTATATTGAACTTTTTCAGCACCCGTTCCATTTTGTCACTTTCCAGAACCTCGTCTATGCTTTTACCCAATCTCTTACATAGTTTCTTACATATTTCGCGACCGCGTTCCATGAACTCTGTGCTGGTTTTGTTCTTGAAGAACCTTCTTATTTTGGCGCGGGTGCTGCTTGATTTTGCGTATTTTAACCAATCAAGGCTCGGTCCCTCGCTCGCCTTGTTTACTATAATTTCGACTCTATCACCCGCTTTGAGTTCATAATCAATCGGAACAATTCTGTCATTTACCTTCGCACCGGCAAAATGATGCCCTATTTCAGTATGAATAGCATATGCAAAGTCGATCGATGTTGCGCCCTTGGGTAAATGTATGAAATCCCCTTTTGGCGTGAATACATAAATCTCATCACCGCCGCTCAGCATTTTGGAAAGGGCACTTAAATCTTCAAAACTGCTGATAAGCGCTTCGTCTTTTCTGAGCTTTTCAAACCAGGGGCTTCTTTTCATGGAACTGATGCCCTCTTTGTATAACCAATGAGCTGCGCCCCCGTATTCTGCCTCCCTGTGCATGCTTTCAGATCTTATCTGTATCTCAAGGGGCTCACCTTTATGAGTAACCAGTGTTGTGTGTAAAGATCTATATCCATTGGATTTTGGTGTGGCGATATAATCCTTGATCCTTCCAGGAACCGGTTTCCATAACGAGTGCACAATCCCAAGGATTTTATAGCAATCAACATCGCTTTCAGTAATTATCCTTAGCGCTATAAGATCGTATATCTCGTCGAAAGCCTTGTTTTTATTGGTCATTTTATTCCAGATGCTGTAAAGATGCTTTATTCTGCCTTCTATCCGGAAGTTTATGCGATATTTTCGCAATTCTGCAGTTACAATTCTTTTGTATTCGTCCATTATAGATTGTCTTTCCTGAAGCTTGCGGTTTAGTTTTAATTTAAGCTCTCTATATTGCTCTGGATATAGAGTTTTGAAGGAGATATCCTCAAGTTCCCATTTTATCTTGTGAATGCCAATTCTGTGAGCTATAGGGGCATAAATTTTCAACGTCTCATTGGCCTTTTCTTTGCGCTTGTTCTCATCTTTTAAGTGCTGGATGGTACGCATGTTGTGAAGCCTATCAGCGAGTTTCACAATGATAACCCTCGGGTCATCAGACATTGCAAAAAGCATCTTTCTAACGGTTTCTACCTTCATTTTGAATTTAGCTTCTTTTTTGTCCAGTTTCTGTGTCAGATTGAGGTTGCTGATCTTGGTAACACCGTTCACGATGTTTGCTACTTCATGCCCAAATTTCTCATTGACTTCGTCAACAGAAACATCACAATCTTCAACGATATCATGAAGCAATCCCGCAATAATGGTATTAAGGTCTGCCCTGAGTTCGGCTAATATCTTCGAAACTTCTACCGGGTGCATTATAAATGGCTCTCCAGAATCTCTGAATTGCGAGCGATGATGGGTATAGGCATATTCATATGCCTCGATTATTTTGTCCCTTTCGCGCCTCCTTATTCTGAATCCAAGGATCTTCTCAATTTCCTTGACAAGATCCATGCCTTCCGAGCCATCCAAAATTTTTTCGCTCAAATTTTCACCCCGGTTCTTTTAACAATTTTAGCACGGACTGAGGGTTCGAACAT
Above is a genomic segment from Kosmotoga arenicorallina S304 containing:
- a CDS encoding RelA/SpoT family protein; this encodes MSEKILDGSEGMDLVKEIEKILGFRIRRRERDKIIEAYEYAYTHHRSQFRDSGEPFIMHPVEVSKILAELRADLNTIIAGLLHDIVEDCDVSVDEVNEKFGHEVANIVNGVTKISNLNLTQKLDKKEAKFKMKVETVRKMLFAMSDDPRVIIVKLADRLHNMRTIQHLKDENKRKEKANETLKIYAPIAHRIGIHKIKWELEDISFKTLYPEQYRELKLKLNRKLQERQSIMDEYKRIVTAELRKYRINFRIEGRIKHLYSIWNKMTNKNKAFDEIYDLIALRIITESDVDCYKILGIVHSLWKPVPGRIKDYIATPKSNGYRSLHTTLVTHKGEPLEIQIRSESMHREAEYGGAAHWLYKEGISSMKRSPWFEKLRKDEALISSFEDLSALSKMLSGGDEIYVFTPKGDFIHLPKGATSIDFAYAIHTEIGHHFAGAKVNDRIVPIDYELKAGDRVEIIVNKASEGPSLDWLKYAKSSSTRAKIRRFFKNKTSTEFMERGREICKKLCKRLGKSIDEVLESDKMERVLKKFNINNERDFFFKLGEGSITTSELLKAIEPTEETEELPEISKIKIKPGKGKEVLIGGQTGIDVYFAKCCNPVPGDDIVGIISKRGISIHNTRCRNVRDVPLEKQLNAEWSLNLNDMYIGCLENQ